The Blastocatellia bacterium genome includes the window CAATTTCGCTTCGCTGGCGCTCAACGCCATCGGAGCCGTCTTCTTCGCGTTGCTTTTGAAAGAGGTGAGGGGGGACTCCTCGATTGCGATCCCTCTGGCCGTCTATCTTTTCAATCCCCTTTTCTTTCTTCTTGCCGGGAGCTATTTGACCGATGTTCCGTTCCTCTCGCTCATCGTCATCGCCATTTACTTTTTCACCCGCGCCTATCGCCGAGGGTCAGTCGTTTGGGCGCTTGTCGGCTCAATGGTCGCAGCGAGCGCTTTTCTCATCCGTCAATATGCCATCTTGCTGCCCGTAGCCGCTGTCGTTCCGCTCTTATGGCGCGACATCGGGTTACCAAAGTCGAAAACGTTGGCGATGATCGCAGCGGTGGTGTTGCCGAGCACCACCACGGCGATTTTGTTCTTTCTTTGGCTCACGTACAGGCACGGCATCCCGAGCGATTTCAACGTCTACAAACTGGAGTTTCTCAACCTGCCGCGAATTCTCTGGTCAGTGCTCGCCATTCCATTTTTCGCCAGCATCTACCTGGGCGTGTTTCTTTCGCCACTGCTTCCCGGAAGGACATTTTGCATCTTGAGCACAGAGAAGAAGCTATGGAGTCTGTATGGCCTGTTACTTGTTGGCGTGACGATCATCCTGGCGGTCAGGAGTAGTCCACTGCCCTTCGGCTGGAACAACGTCATGCCCTATTTGAGAAACAGTTTCACTCCCCCGGCAGGATCGGCATTCTGGATCGTCATCACGGCCTGGGGCGTGGTCGGTGCGACCACATTGTTGGCGACACTAACGGCATCGGCTTCGTCCTGGGTTCGCGCTTGCGCCAGTAGCTGGGACAGCGCGAAACGTTCCCACTATCTGGCCATTCTTCGGGCCGGCGCAGGTTTGTCGCTCATGGCGCTCTTGCTTGTGGCCTCTGGCCTTCTTCGCCATCCGCTCATTGAACTTGGCGAGTGGACCGTCACGCAGATTTATCACCGCTTTGGTGGCGCGAGTGGTCGGCATACGTTTACGCTCTCATACTGGATCGAACAGGTGCCGATATTGTACGAACAAACGATCTGGGCATTATCGCTCATACTGGTTATCATATCGAGCGGACTACTCTACGGATATCTGACACTCAAGAGAGTGCCGGGCGGAGCAAAATCCTCGCAAGTATCCTCCCACACGACAGGTGACCGTAGCTATCAGGTCATGCTGGCATCATTTCTGCTCATCAGCCTTGCGTTCTTGGTTCTCTTCTATACGGACAAGGACCGGTATCTGTTGATCCTTCTGCCTCCGGCGATTCTCCTTCTTCACACGCGACCGGAGAGTCAGAGGGCGAAACTGCTTTCGTTGCTGCTCGTCATATTGTTAGCAGCCATCGCAATCGGGAGCGCTTTTGTAGGAGTG containing:
- a CDS encoding glycosyltransferase family 39 protein encodes the protein MERGSRADGFVLGRIFLFWLGIQVGLILFAGESLGGDAWAYAKAAEIFHATGRLVIPDRSPQSLIFLTLWSGLFTNLFGFSFLVLNFASLALNAIGAVFFALLLKEVRGDSSIAIPLAVYLFNPLFFLLAGSYLTDVPFLSLIVIAIYFFTRAYRRGSVVWALVGSMVAASAFLIRQYAILLPVAAVVPLLWRDIGLPKSKTLAMIAAVVLPSTTTAILFFLWLTYRHGIPSDFNVYKLEFLNLPRILWSVLAIPFFASIYLGVFLSPLLPGRTFCILSTEKKLWSLYGLLLVGVTIILAVRSSPLPFGWNNVMPYLRNSFTPPAGSAFWIVITAWGVVGATTLLATLTASASSWVRACASSWDSAKRSHYLAILRAGAGLSLMALLLVASGLLRHPLIELGEWTVTQIYHRFGGASGRHTFTLSYWIEQVPILYEQTIWALSLILVIISSGLLYGYLTLKRVPGGAKSSQVSSHTTGDRSYQVMLASFLLISLAFLVLFYTDKDRYLLILLPPAILLLHTRPESQRAKLLSLLLVILLAAIAIGSAFVGVQVSRNIWAGGRYLLDRGIAPERIRADISFNAWTLYDRRGKRRPDDPPNWWVIGDDYVVDTRPWPGYIVIKELPYWNCFRFVRESVYVMTRSEPK